The genomic interval GTACGTGGGCGCCTGCGGCGGTCCCGAGAACGAGTCGGTCTCGCGCTCCTCGTCGTACCCGGATGTCGGAACGTCGACCATCTGGACGCCCTGAATCGAAGGGATCGCGGCGACCGCACGGTTCGCCCGCCGCTGGCTGACCTTCGACTGCTGACGCGGATCGAACGCATCGCGCAGTCCGTCGCCGATGAAGTTGATGCACAGCGCCAGCGTGACGATGAACAGACCCGGCCACCAGAACAGCCACGGCCTCGTGCGGAACGCCTCGCGGTACTCGCTGATGATCTGGCCGAGCGAGACATCCGGTGGTGTGATCCCGAACCCGAGGAAGCTCAGCGCCGCCTCTGTCAGGACCGCGGCGCTCATCAGCAGCGTCGTGTTGACGATGATGACACCCACAGCGTTCGGCAGGATGTGGCGGAAGATGATGCGCGAGTCGCTGGCACCCGCCACACGGGCGGCGTCGACGAACTCCCGTTCTCGAAGGGACAGGAAGTCGCCGCGCACGAGTCTCGCGAGACCCGTCCAGCTCAGGATTCCGAGGAAGATGCCGAAGACGAAGGCGTTGCCTCCGAAGATGCGACCGAAGATCGAGCCGATGACGATGATCGGGATGATGATGATCACGTCGGTGAACCGCATGATCAGCGCGTCCGACCAGCCGCGGAAGTAACCCGAGACCGCACCGAGCAGCACCCCGAGGATCAGGGACGTGATGCCCACGAGGAACATGACGGTGATCGACTGCTGCGTTCCGCGCATCACCTGTGCGAAGACGTCCTTGCCGAGGGTGTCCTGACCGAAGGGGTGCTCCCCCAGGCTGAACGGCCACAGCGTGATCGTGGGCATTCCGTTGTTGACGATCGGGTAGG from Microbacterium pumilum carries:
- a CDS encoding ABC transporter permease; amino-acid sequence: MTATIPTDADAPQDRGSEQSIEQKAVAGLSQGALVRRRFVRHRFAMIALVVLILVILLAFTSVGTVVGGTGKLQAAPDGGLEVNGWRIPGWWPLNWWSAYPIVNNGMPTITLWPFSLGEHPFGQDTLGKDVFAQVMRGTQQSITVMFLVGITSLILGVLLGAVSGYFRGWSDALIMRFTDVIIIIPIIVIGSIFGRIFGGNAFVFGIFLGILSWTGLARLVRGDFLSLREREFVDAARVAGASDSRIIFRHILPNAVGVIIVNTTLLMSAAVLTEAALSFLGFGITPPDVSLGQIISEYREAFRTRPWLFWWPGLFIVTLALCINFIGDGLRDAFDPRQQSKVSQRRANRAVAAIPSIQGVQMVDVPTSGYDEERETDSFSGPPQAPTYSEHPLNDSDGGSGPRGDKDGQP